From Sceloporus undulatus isolate JIND9_A2432 ecotype Alabama chromosome 6, SceUnd_v1.1, whole genome shotgun sequence, one genomic window encodes:
- the PPIP5K1 gene encoding inositol hexakisphosphate and diphosphoinositol-pentakisphosphate kinase 1 isoform X2, with protein MSSWAGGCPEGHGGGEAKAAARFFVGARDEEAQRRGAAMKMEDELDFFEDDEAEGEESPPERQIVVGICAMTKKSKSKPMTQILERLCRFDFIAVVIMGEDVILNEPVENWPPCDCLISFHSKGFPLDKAVAYAKLRSPFLINDLDMQYFIQDRREVYRILQEEGIDLPRYAVLNRDPDKPEECNLVEGEDHVEVNGAVFPKPFVEKPVSAEDHNVYIYYPTSAGGGSQRLFRKIGSRSSVYSPESSVRKTGSYIYEEFMPTDGTDVKVYTVGPDYAHAEARKSPALDGKVERDSEGKEIRYPVMLTAIEKLVARKVCVAFKTVCGFDLLRANGHSFVCDVNGFSFVKNSMKYYDDCAKILGNIIMREMAPQFQIPWSIPTEAEDIPIVPTTSGTMMELRCVIAVIRHGDRTPKQKMKMEVKHPRFFALFEKYEGYKTGKLKLKKPEQLQEVLDIARLLVLEQGAPGGFEVVDQQKTKLEQLKTVLEMYGHFSGINRKVQLTYLPCGQLKASSEEEDAHKDPSPSLLLVLKWGGELTPAGRVQAEELGRAFRCMYPGGQGDYAGFPGCGLLRLHSTYRHDLKIYASDEGRVQMTAAAFAKGLLALEGELTPILVQMVKSANMNGLLDSDSDSLSSCQHRVKARLREIMQKDAAFSEEDYEKLAPTGSTSLIKSMGIIQNPVAICDRVFELIESLTSQIQKRMEDPKSADLQLYHSETLELMLQRWRKLEQDFRLKNRRYDISKIPDIYDCVKYDVQHNTALQLEGTTELLHLSKALADVVIPQEYGISKQEKLEIAIGFCLPLIRKIQLDLQRTHEDESVNKLHPLYSRGVLSPGRHVRTRLYFTSESHVHSLLSLFRYGGLLDESKDPQWKRAMDYLSAISELNYMTQIVVMLYEDNNKDPSSEERFHVELHFSPGVKGCEGDSSTPAGSGFRPASAEKEVKKLEHGNGQEDGAEAKGTDETDHVHQLASQSLEPVCLQRRSPLIRNRKTGSMEVLSESSSKAGGYRLFSYSRHSSEVKQRGLGSQCTGLFSTTVLGGSSSAPNLQDYARSHGKKFGSSFLYKDELLSMPAVKRFSVSFAKHPTNGFEGCSMVPSIHPLETLHNSLSLRQVNDFLTALLQSCSSHHQGAPAGLFHPLVEGQVHSGSSGGNHGFVPQQVLSSLPLQPHSDKPPWCSSGPSSTVSSAGPSSPTSLDSCPRFDLPEKTPLGLQTTRERPCKPLPSQEELAAEEPAPSSGSSGAEREGGLEEQCIGAMAGEEPVGGPPLAVPQGEEGESIPLCLGQGQGEASLVVDMGGTNCDGAGLPAGPGLEEPGASGEEAGTGPHLPPGSASP; from the exons ATGTCCTCCTGGGCGGGCGGCTGCCCTGAGGGCCACGGCGGGGGCGAGGCGAAGGCGGCTGCCCGGTTCTTCGTGGGCGCCCGAGATGAGGAGGCGCAGCGCCGGGGAGCAGCGATGAAGATGGAGGATGAGCTCGACTTCTTCGAGGACGACGAGGCCGAGGGCGAGGAGTCg CCTCCGGAGCGGCAGATCGTGGTGGGCATCTGTGCCATGACCAAAAAGTCCAAGTCCAAGCCCATGACGCAGATCCTGGAGCGGCTCTGCAGGTTCGACTTCATCGCGGTGGTCATCATGGGGGAAGACGTCATCCTGAACGAACCGGTGGAGAACTGGCCGCCCTGCGACTGCCTCATCTCTTTCCATTCCAAAG GGTTCCCGCTGGACAAGGCTGTGGCTTATGCCAAGTTGCGGAGCCCTTTCCTTATCAACGACCTCGACATGCAGTACTTCATCCAGGACAG GCGGGAGGTCTATCGGATCCTGCAGGAAGAGGGGATTGACCTGCCCCGCTACGCGGTGCTCAACCGGGACCCTGACAAGCCAGAGG AATGCAACCTGGTGGAGGGGGAAGATCATGTGGAGGTGAACGGGGCTGTTTTCCCCAAGCCCTTCGTGGAGAAGCCTGTCAGTGCCGAGGATCACAATGTCTACATCTACTATCCTACCTCAGCGGGTGGGGGCAGCCAGCGCCTTTTCCGCAAg ATTGGGAGTCGGAGCAGCGTTTACTCCCCAGAGAGCAGTGTGCGGAAAACAGGCTCCTACATTTATGAGGAATTCATGCCAACAGATGGGACAGATGTCAAG GTATACACGGTGGGGCCTGACTATGCACATGCGGAAGCCCGGAAGTCCCCTGCGCTGGACGGGAAGGTGGAGCGGGAtagtgaaggaaaagagattcgctACCCAGTGATGCTGACGGCCATTGAGAAGCTGGTGGCCCGAAAGGTCTGTGTGGCTTTCAAG ACGGTGTGTGGCTTCGACCTCCTGAGGGCTAATGGCCACTCCTTTGTTTGCGATGTCAACGGCTTCAGTTTTGTGAAGAACTCCATGAAGTATTATGATGACTGCGCCAAGATCCTGGG GAACATCATCATGCGTGAGATGGCCCCCCAGTTCCAGATTCCTTGGTCTATCCCCACGGAGGCTGAAGACATCCCCATTGTTCCCACTACATCAGGGACCAT gATGGAGCTGCGGTGTGTGATTGCGGTGATACGACATGGGGATCGCACTCCCAAGCAGAAAATGAAGATGGAGGTCAAACACCCAAG GTTCTTTGCGTTATTTGAAAAGTATGAGGGCTACAAGACTGGAAAGCTGAAACTGAAGAAGCCAGAGCAGCTCCAG GAGGTGCTGGACATTGCCCGCTTGCTGGTGTTGGAGCAGGGAGCACCTGGTGGCTTCGAGGTGGTGGATCAGCAGAAGACCAAGCTGGAGCAGCTGAAGACTGTTCTGGAGAT GTATGGACACTTCTCTGGCATCAACCGCAAGGTGCAGCTGACTTACTTGCCTTGCGGCCAGCTAAAGGCATCCAGTGAAGAGGAAG ATGCCCACAAAGACCCCTCCCCATCGCTGCTGCTGGTGCTGAAGTGGGGGGGTGAGCTGACTCCGGCCGGGAGAGTCCAAGCGGAGGAGCTGGGGCGGGCCTTCCGCTGCATGTACCCAGGGGGCCAAG GGGACTATGCTGGCTTCCCTGGGTGTGGCCTCCTTCGCCTGCACAGCACATACCGCCACGACCTTAAGATCTATGCATCCGATGAGGGCCGAGTCCAGATGACGGCTGCCGCCTTTGCAAAG GGTCTCCTGGCACTAGAGGGGGAGTTGACCCCTATTCTGGTGCAAATGGTGAAGAGCGCCAACATGAACGGCCTCCTAGACAGCGACAGCGACTCCCTCAGCAGCTGCCAACACCGGGTGAAGGCCAGGCTCCGGGAGATTATGCAGAAGGATGCTGCCTTCAGTGAGGAGGACTATGAGAAG TTGGCACCAACGGGTAGCACTTCACTCATCAAATCTATGGGCATCATCCAGAATCCTGTGGCAATCTGTGACCGGGTCTTTGAGTTGATTGAGAGCCTCACGTCCCAGATCCAGAAGCGAATGGAGGACCCCAAGTCTGCAG ATCTGCAGCTTTACCACAGCGAGACACTGGAGCTGATGCTTCAGCGCTGGAGGAAGCTGGAGCAGGACTTCCGCCTGAAGAACCGGCGCTATGACATCAGCAAGATCCCTGACATCTACGACTGCGTCAAATATGATGTGCAGCACAACACGGCCCTGCAGCTGGAGGGCACCACGGagcttctccacctctccaaggCCCTGGCCGACGTTGTCATCCCACAG GAGTATGGCATTAGCAAGCAAGAGAAGTTAGAGATTGCCATTGGCTTCTGCCTGCCGCTCATCCGGAAGATCCAGCTGGACCTACAAAGAACCCATGAGGATGAATCAGTCAACAAACTGCATCCCCT GTATTCCAGGGGCGTCCTATCTCCTGGGCGCCACGTCCGGACACGGTTGTACTTCACCAGTGAGAGTCACGTACATTCCCTGCTCAGCCTCTTCCGCTACGGGGGCCTCCTGGAT GAGTCTAAAGATCCACAGTGGAAGAGGGCCATGGATTATCTCAGTGCCATTTCGGAGCTGAACTATATGACCCAGATTGTGGTGATGCTCTATGAGGACAATAACAAG GACCCTTCGTCTGAAGAGAGGTTCCATGTGGAGCTGCACTTCAGCCCAGGGGTGAAGGGCTGTGAGGGGGACAGTAGCACTCCAGCCGGGTCCGGCTTCCGTCCGGCGTCAGCAGAG AAGGAGGTAAAGAAGCTGGAGCATGGGAATGGCCAGGAGGATGGGGCCGAGGCGAAGGGCACTGATGAGACAGACCATGTGCACCAGCTGGCCTCCCAGTCCCTGGAGCCTGTCTGCCTCCAACGAAGGTCCCCACTGATCCGCAACCGCAAGACTGGCTCCATGGAG GTGCTCTCAGAGTCGTCCTCCAAGGCTGGTGGATATCGCCTCTTCTCCTACTCCAGGCATTCCTCGGAAGTCAAGCAGAGGGGCTTGG GGTCACAGTGCACGGGCCTCTTCAGCACTACTGTTCTCGGAGGCTCTTCCAGTGCCCCAAACCTGCAGGACTATGCCCGCAGCCATGGGAAGAAGTTTGGCTCCAGCTTCCTGTACAAAGACG AGCTCTTGTCTATGCCAGCTGTAAAGCGGTTTTCTGTGTCATTTGCAAAGCATCCAACTAATG GCTTTGAAGGCTGCTCCATGGTGCCCAGCATCCATCCCTTGGAGACACTGCACAACTCGCTCTCCTTGCGCCAGGTGAATGATTTCTTGACCGCTCTTCTCCAGAGCTGCAGCAGTCACCACCAAGGAGCCCCTGCAG GTCTTTTTCATCCACTGGTGGAGGGCCAGGTGCACAGCGGCAGCAGCGGTGGCAATCATGGCTTTGTGCCGCAGCAAGTCTTGTCATCTCTGCCACTGCAACCCCACTCCGACAAGCCCCCGTGGT GCAGCAGTGGCCCTTCCAGCACCGTCTCCAGTGCCGGCCCCTCGTCACCCACCTCGCTGGACAGCTGCCCTCGCTTCGACCTCCCAGAGAAGACACCTCTGGGCCTCCAGACCACCAGGGAGAGGCCCTGCAAGCCACTGCCCAGCCAGGAGGAGCTGGCAGCCGAAGAACCAGCCCCATCATCAGGCAGCAGTGGggctgagagggagggaggactggAAGAGCAGTGCATAGGAGCAATGGCTGGGGAGGAGCCTGTTGGGGGACCTCCATTGGCAGTGCCacagggggaggaaggggagagcaTCCCGTTGTGTTTGGGCCAGGGCCAGGGGGAGGCATCACTTGTGGTTGACATGGGGGGCACCAATTGTGATGGAGCAGGGCTGCCAGCAGGGCCGGGGCTGGAAGAGCCAGGGGCCTCTGGGGAGGAGGCTGGGACAGGGCCTCACTTGCCTCCCGGCAGTGCCAGCCCATAG
- the PPIP5K1 gene encoding inositol hexakisphosphate and diphosphoinositol-pentakisphosphate kinase 1 isoform X4, with protein MPSCGALSLSTTSTCSTSSRTGGRSIGSCRKRGLTCPATRCSTGTLTSQRNCALAAECNLVEGEDHVEVNGAVFPKPFVEKPVSAEDHNVYIYYPTSAGGGSQRLFRKIGSRSSVYSPESSVRKTGSYIYEEFMPTDGTDVKVYTVGPDYAHAEARKSPALDGKVERDSEGKEIRYPVMLTAIEKLVARKVCVAFKQTVCGFDLLRANGHSFVCDVNGFSFVKNSMKYYDDCAKILGNIIMREMAPQFQIPWSIPTEAEDIPIVPTTSGTMMELRCVIAVIRHGDRTPKQKMKMEVKHPRFFALFEKYEGYKTGKLKLKKPEQLQEVLDIARLLVLEQGAPGGFEVVDQQKTKLEQLKTVLEMYGHFSGINRKVQLTYLPCGQLKASSEEEDAHKDPSPSLLLVLKWGGELTPAGRVQAEELGRAFRCMYPGGQGDYAGFPGCGLLRLHSTYRHDLKIYASDEGRVQMTAAAFAKGLLALEGELTPILVQMVKSANMNGLLDSDSDSLSSCQHRVKARLREIMQKDAAFSEEDYEKLAPTGSTSLIKSMGIIQNPVAICDRVFELIESLTSQIQKRMEDPKSADLQLYHSETLELMLQRWRKLEQDFRLKNRRYDISKIPDIYDCVKYDVQHNTALQLEGTTELLHLSKALADVVIPQEYGISKQEKLEIAIGFCLPLIRKIQLDLQRTHEDESVNKLHPLYSRGVLSPGRHVRTRLYFTSESHVHSLLSLFRYGGLLDESKDPQWKRAMDYLSAISELNYMTQIVVMLYEDNNKDPSSEERFHVELHFSPGVKGCEGDSSTPAGSGFRPASAEKEVKKLEHGNGQEDGAEAKGTDETDHVHQLASQSLEPVCLQRRSPLIRNRKTGSMEVLSESSSKAGGYRLFSYSRHSSEVKQRGLGSQCTGLFSTTVLGGSSSAPNLQDYARSHGKKFGSSFLYKDELLSMPAVKRFSVSFAKHPTNGFEGCSMVPSIHPLETLHNSLSLRQVNDFLTALLQSCSSHHQGAPAGLFHPLVEGQVHSGSSGGNHGFVPQQVLSSLPLQPHSDKPPWCSSGPSSTVSSAGPSSPTSLDSCPRFDLPEKTPLGLQTTRERPCKPLPSQEELAAEEPAPSSGSSGAEREGGLEEQCIGAMAGEEPVGGPPLAVPQGEEGESIPLCLGQGQGEASLVVDMGGTNCDGAGLPAGPGLEEPGASGEEAGTGPHLPPGSASP; from the exons ATGCCAAGTTGCGGAGCCCTTTCCTTATCAACGACCTCGACATGCAGTACTTCATCCAGGACAG GCGGGAGGTCTATCGGATCCTGCAGGAAGAGGGGATTGACCTGCCCCGCTACGCGGTGCTCAACCGGGACCCTGACAAGCCAGAGG AACTGTGCCTTGGCTGCAGAATGCAACCTGGTGGAGGGGGAAGATCATGTGGAGGTGAACGGGGCTGTTTTCCCCAAGCCCTTCGTGGAGAAGCCTGTCAGTGCCGAGGATCACAATGTCTACATCTACTATCCTACCTCAGCGGGTGGGGGCAGCCAGCGCCTTTTCCGCAAg ATTGGGAGTCGGAGCAGCGTTTACTCCCCAGAGAGCAGTGTGCGGAAAACAGGCTCCTACATTTATGAGGAATTCATGCCAACAGATGGGACAGATGTCAAG GTATACACGGTGGGGCCTGACTATGCACATGCGGAAGCCCGGAAGTCCCCTGCGCTGGACGGGAAGGTGGAGCGGGAtagtgaaggaaaagagattcgctACCCAGTGATGCTGACGGCCATTGAGAAGCTGGTGGCCCGAAAGGTCTGTGTGGCTTTCAAG CAGACGGTGTGTGGCTTCGACCTCCTGAGGGCTAATGGCCACTCCTTTGTTTGCGATGTCAACGGCTTCAGTTTTGTGAAGAACTCCATGAAGTATTATGATGACTGCGCCAAGATCCTGGG GAACATCATCATGCGTGAGATGGCCCCCCAGTTCCAGATTCCTTGGTCTATCCCCACGGAGGCTGAAGACATCCCCATTGTTCCCACTACATCAGGGACCAT gATGGAGCTGCGGTGTGTGATTGCGGTGATACGACATGGGGATCGCACTCCCAAGCAGAAAATGAAGATGGAGGTCAAACACCCAAG GTTCTTTGCGTTATTTGAAAAGTATGAGGGCTACAAGACTGGAAAGCTGAAACTGAAGAAGCCAGAGCAGCTCCAG GAGGTGCTGGACATTGCCCGCTTGCTGGTGTTGGAGCAGGGAGCACCTGGTGGCTTCGAGGTGGTGGATCAGCAGAAGACCAAGCTGGAGCAGCTGAAGACTGTTCTGGAGAT GTATGGACACTTCTCTGGCATCAACCGCAAGGTGCAGCTGACTTACTTGCCTTGCGGCCAGCTAAAGGCATCCAGTGAAGAGGAAG ATGCCCACAAAGACCCCTCCCCATCGCTGCTGCTGGTGCTGAAGTGGGGGGGTGAGCTGACTCCGGCCGGGAGAGTCCAAGCGGAGGAGCTGGGGCGGGCCTTCCGCTGCATGTACCCAGGGGGCCAAG GGGACTATGCTGGCTTCCCTGGGTGTGGCCTCCTTCGCCTGCACAGCACATACCGCCACGACCTTAAGATCTATGCATCCGATGAGGGCCGAGTCCAGATGACGGCTGCCGCCTTTGCAAAG GGTCTCCTGGCACTAGAGGGGGAGTTGACCCCTATTCTGGTGCAAATGGTGAAGAGCGCCAACATGAACGGCCTCCTAGACAGCGACAGCGACTCCCTCAGCAGCTGCCAACACCGGGTGAAGGCCAGGCTCCGGGAGATTATGCAGAAGGATGCTGCCTTCAGTGAGGAGGACTATGAGAAG TTGGCACCAACGGGTAGCACTTCACTCATCAAATCTATGGGCATCATCCAGAATCCTGTGGCAATCTGTGACCGGGTCTTTGAGTTGATTGAGAGCCTCACGTCCCAGATCCAGAAGCGAATGGAGGACCCCAAGTCTGCAG ATCTGCAGCTTTACCACAGCGAGACACTGGAGCTGATGCTTCAGCGCTGGAGGAAGCTGGAGCAGGACTTCCGCCTGAAGAACCGGCGCTATGACATCAGCAAGATCCCTGACATCTACGACTGCGTCAAATATGATGTGCAGCACAACACGGCCCTGCAGCTGGAGGGCACCACGGagcttctccacctctccaaggCCCTGGCCGACGTTGTCATCCCACAG GAGTATGGCATTAGCAAGCAAGAGAAGTTAGAGATTGCCATTGGCTTCTGCCTGCCGCTCATCCGGAAGATCCAGCTGGACCTACAAAGAACCCATGAGGATGAATCAGTCAACAAACTGCATCCCCT GTATTCCAGGGGCGTCCTATCTCCTGGGCGCCACGTCCGGACACGGTTGTACTTCACCAGTGAGAGTCACGTACATTCCCTGCTCAGCCTCTTCCGCTACGGGGGCCTCCTGGAT GAGTCTAAAGATCCACAGTGGAAGAGGGCCATGGATTATCTCAGTGCCATTTCGGAGCTGAACTATATGACCCAGATTGTGGTGATGCTCTATGAGGACAATAACAAG GACCCTTCGTCTGAAGAGAGGTTCCATGTGGAGCTGCACTTCAGCCCAGGGGTGAAGGGCTGTGAGGGGGACAGTAGCACTCCAGCCGGGTCCGGCTTCCGTCCGGCGTCAGCAGAG AAGGAGGTAAAGAAGCTGGAGCATGGGAATGGCCAGGAGGATGGGGCCGAGGCGAAGGGCACTGATGAGACAGACCATGTGCACCAGCTGGCCTCCCAGTCCCTGGAGCCTGTCTGCCTCCAACGAAGGTCCCCACTGATCCGCAACCGCAAGACTGGCTCCATGGAG GTGCTCTCAGAGTCGTCCTCCAAGGCTGGTGGATATCGCCTCTTCTCCTACTCCAGGCATTCCTCGGAAGTCAAGCAGAGGGGCTTGG GGTCACAGTGCACGGGCCTCTTCAGCACTACTGTTCTCGGAGGCTCTTCCAGTGCCCCAAACCTGCAGGACTATGCCCGCAGCCATGGGAAGAAGTTTGGCTCCAGCTTCCTGTACAAAGACG AGCTCTTGTCTATGCCAGCTGTAAAGCGGTTTTCTGTGTCATTTGCAAAGCATCCAACTAATG GCTTTGAAGGCTGCTCCATGGTGCCCAGCATCCATCCCTTGGAGACACTGCACAACTCGCTCTCCTTGCGCCAGGTGAATGATTTCTTGACCGCTCTTCTCCAGAGCTGCAGCAGTCACCACCAAGGAGCCCCTGCAG GTCTTTTTCATCCACTGGTGGAGGGCCAGGTGCACAGCGGCAGCAGCGGTGGCAATCATGGCTTTGTGCCGCAGCAAGTCTTGTCATCTCTGCCACTGCAACCCCACTCCGACAAGCCCCCGTGGT GCAGCAGTGGCCCTTCCAGCACCGTCTCCAGTGCCGGCCCCTCGTCACCCACCTCGCTGGACAGCTGCCCTCGCTTCGACCTCCCAGAGAAGACACCTCTGGGCCTCCAGACCACCAGGGAGAGGCCCTGCAAGCCACTGCCCAGCCAGGAGGAGCTGGCAGCCGAAGAACCAGCCCCATCATCAGGCAGCAGTGGggctgagagggagggaggactggAAGAGCAGTGCATAGGAGCAATGGCTGGGGAGGAGCCTGTTGGGGGACCTCCATTGGCAGTGCCacagggggaggaaggggagagcaTCCCGTTGTGTTTGGGCCAGGGCCAGGGGGAGGCATCACTTGTGGTTGACATGGGGGGCACCAATTGTGATGGAGCAGGGCTGCCAGCAGGGCCGGGGCTGGAAGAGCCAGGGGCCTCTGGGGAGGAGGCTGGGACAGGGCCTCACTTGCCTCCCGGCAGTGCCAGCCCATAG